CACGAGGTCGAGTGGCGAACCGGCCCGCGCGCGCCGCTGATCGGCGAGCACAATGACGAGGTGTATGCCGGGCAGCTTGGGCTCGACGCGGACGAGATGGCGCGCTTGCGGGAACGCAAGATTATTTAGGCAAGATCATTTAAGGACGAAGGGAACAAACGGTGAGACCCTTAGAAGGCGTACGTGTGGCCGATCTGACCTGGCTGTTGGCCGGTGCCGGCGGCCCGCGTCTGCTGGCCAGCCTGGGGGCGGAAATCCTGCGTGTTGAGTGGCGCGAGCGGCTCGATTTTCTGCGCTACATGCCCCCGTTTGCCCCGACCAAGAAGGACGAACACGCCCAGGCCGGGGCCATGGAACTCAGCAGCCTCAGCAAAGACAGCGTCCAGAGCGTCAACCGGGGCGGGTATTTCAACGATATCAACGCCGGCAAAAAGGGCCTGAGCCTCAACATGGGTCATCCCAAGGGACGCGAGCTGTTCAAGCGCATCGTGGCCGTCAGCGATGTGGTTGTTGAAGCCTTCACGGCCGAGACCATGCGCAAATGGGGACTCGGCTATGAACAGCTGAAAGAGATCAAGCCGGACATCATCTACATCCAGCAGCCGGGCTGGGGCTACAAGGGCCCCTACGTCAAATTTGCCTCCTACGGTCCGATTGCCCAGGCTGTCAGCGGGCTGACCGAACAGTCGGGCCTGCCGTCCCCGCATCCGCCTGCCGGCTGGGGCTATTCATACATGGACTGGAGCGGCGCCTACTACTGCGCGCTGACCATGCTGTGTGCGATTTACTACAAGAAGCGGACCGGCAAAGGCCAGTATATCGACTGCTCCCAGGTCGAGCCGGGCATCTATATGACCGGAACGGCCCTGCTCGACGCGCTGATCAACAAACGCCCGTCGCAGCGCACCGGCAACCGCTCGCCCAACACCCCGGCGGCCCCGCACGGCGCCTATCGCTGTCAGGGGGACGACCGCTGGATAGCCATCGCTGTCACCAGCGACGAAGAGTGGCGTGCCCTGGTGCGGGTGATGGGTCAGCCGGACTGGACCCGGGACGCCCGTTTTGACTCTCTGGCCGCCCGCATCATCAACCAGGATGCTCTCGACCGGCTGGTGACGGACTGGACCACAGACAAAGATCCGTTTGCTTTACAGCAAGACTTGCAGCGGGCCGGCGTACCTGCGGGGGTATGTCAGACCGCCCAGGACCGGATTGAACGCGACCCGCAGCTGCGGCACCTCGAGTGGCTCATTCCGCTGCCGCATAGCGAGATTGGAACCTGGCCGGTCAAAGATGTGCCGTTCCACTTTGCGACGGCGACGGTCAACCAGGGTGGCCCGACCGAACGGGCGGCGCCGTGTTACGGTGAAGACAGCGACTATGTGTATGGCGAGCTGCTCCAGCTGAGTCAGGCGGAACGCGATGCACTGGTCGAAGAAGGTGTGATTTAGCAAAAAGGAGGGGTCCGCATGTCGTACGATCTGCTCATTAAAAACGGGACCGTGGTCGATGGGACCGGGGCCGAGCGCTATCAGGCCGACGTGGCCGTGGCCGATGGCAAGATTGCCGCTATCGGCAAAATTCGTGACGGAGCGAAAAAGGTCATTGACGCCGCCGACCTGATTGTGGCGCCGGGCTTTGTCGATCCGCACACCCATTATGACGCCCAGATCTGCTGGGACCCGCTGATCACCTCGTCGTCGTGGCACGGGGTGACGAGCCTGGGGATGGGCAACTGCGGGGTGGGGCTGGCGCCGTGCAGGCCGGAGAACCAGGAGATTGCGGCCTGGGATCTGGTCAACGTGGAGGCGATCCCGTTCGAGGTGCTGGGCAAGGGCGTGACCTGGGACTGGACGACCTTCCCCGAGTATATGGACGCGGCCCAAAAGCGCGGCAGCGGGATCAATATCGGCTTCATGGCCGCCCTGACGCCGTTCCGCCACTGGGTGATGGGCGAGGAGTCGATGGAGCGGGTGGCCACACCAGAGGAACGGGCCCAAATCAAAGCCATGATTAAAGAAGCGGTGGCGGCGGGTGCGTTTGGGTTTTCGACGACCAACGTGGCCCAGCACATCGGCTACAAGGGGCGGCCGA
This Desulfurellaceae bacterium DNA region includes the following protein-coding sequences:
- a CDS encoding CoA transferase is translated as MADLTWLLAGAGGPRLLASLGAEILRVEWRERLDFLRYMPPFAPTKKDEHAQAGAMELSSLSKDSVQSVNRGGYFNDINAGKKGLSLNMGHPKGRELFKRIVAVSDVVVEAFTAETMRKWGLGYEQLKEIKPDIIYIQQPGWGYKGPYVKFASYGPIAQAVSGLTEQSGLPSPHPPAGWGYSYMDWSGAYYCALTMLCAIYYKKRTGKGQYIDCSQVEPGIYMTGTALLDALINKRPSQRTGNRSPNTPAAPHGAYRCQGDDRWIAIAVTSDEEWRALVRVMGQPDWTRDARFDSLAARIINQDALDRLVTDWTTDKDPFALQQDLQRAGVPAGVCQTAQDRIERDPQLRHLEWLIPLPHSEIGTWPVKDVPFHFATATVNQGGPTERAAPCYGEDSDYVYGELLQLSQAERDALVEEGVI
- a CDS encoding amidohydrolase family protein, which translates into the protein MSYDLLIKNGTVVDGTGAERYQADVAVADGKIAAIGKIRDGAKKVIDAADLIVAPGFVDPHTHYDAQICWDPLITSSSWHGVTSLGMGNCGVGLAPCRPENQEIAAWDLVNVEAIPFEVLGKGVTWDWTTFPEYMDAAQKRGSGINIGFMAALTPFRHWVMGEESMERVATPEERAQIKAMIKEAVAAGAFGFSTTNVAQHIGYKGRP